The Benincasa hispida cultivar B227 chromosome 11, ASM972705v1, whole genome shotgun sequence genome has a segment encoding these proteins:
- the LOC120091261 gene encoding dirigent protein 22-like: MALIFIPRRAAAISFSLFLISALVASDPVLSPEKLGIRRREKLSHLHFYFHDIVSGRNPTAVFVVPPPSNASRTLFGSVVMTDDPLTERPEIGSKLLGRAQGFYAGASQTEIGFLMVMNFAFVEGKYNGSYLSILGRNTVFSAVREMPVVGGGGLFRFARGYAQAKTHAVNISSGDAVVEYNVYVFHY; the protein is encoded by the coding sequence ATGGCTCTAATTTTCATCCCAAGACGCGCGGCGGCAATTTCCTTCTCCCTCTTCCTCATCTCCGCCCTCGTTGCATCGGATCCCGTTTTGTCACCGGAAAAGCTCGGCATCCGGCGTCGGGAGAAGCTTAGTCACCTCCACTTCTACTTCCACGACATCGTCAGCGGCCGGAACCCCACGGCGGTGTTTGTCGTCCCGCCGCCGTCCAACGCCTCGCGTACTCTGTTCGGCTCGGTGGTAATGACGGATGATCCGCTGACTGAGCGGCCGGAAATTGGGTCGAAATTGCTGGGAAGAGCTCAAGGATTTTACGCGGGGGCGTCGCAAACGGAAATTGGATTCTTAATGGTAATGAATTTTGCGTTTGTGGAAGGGAAATATAATGGAAGTTATTTGAGCATTTTGGGGCGGAATACGGTTTTTTCCGCCGTCAGAGAGATGCCGGTGGTCGGTGGCGGCGGGCTTTTCCGATTTGCTCGTGGGTATGCTCAGGCGAAGACTCACGCGGTGAATATCAGTTCTGGTGATGCCGTTGTGGAATATAACGTCTATGTCTTCCACTACTAA